The following are encoded together in the Equus quagga isolate Etosha38 chromosome 15, UCLA_HA_Equagga_1.0, whole genome shotgun sequence genome:
- the LOC124226897 gene encoding 40S ribosomal protein S15a-like: MVRMNVLADALKSVNNAEKRGKRQVLIRPCSKVIVRFLTVMMKHGYIGEFEIIDDHRAGKIVVNLTGRLNKCGVISPRFDVQLKDLEKWENNLFPSRQFGFIVLTTSAAIMDHEEARRKHTGGKILGFFF, encoded by the coding sequence ATGGTGCGCATGAATGTCCTGGCTGATGCTCTCAAGAGCGTCAACAATGCCGAGAAGAGGGGCAAACGCCAGGTGCTCATTAGGCCGTGCTCCAAAGTCATTGTCCGGTTTCTGACTGTGATGATGAAGCATGGTTACATTGGCGAATTTGAAATCATCGATGACCACAGAGCTGGGAAGATTGTTGTGAACCTCACAGGCAGGTTAAACAAGTGTGGAGTGATCAGCCCCAGATTTGACGTGCAACTGAAAGAtctagaaaaatgggaaaataacttGTTCCCGTCCCGTCAGTTTGGTTTTATTGTACTGACAACCTCAGCTGCCATCATGGACCATGAAGAAGCAAGACGAAAACACACAGGAGGGAAAATCCTGGGATTCTTTTTCTAG